The genomic window TTCTCGAGCGCGTTGCGCCAGACCAGATCGGTCTCTCGGAGGACATGGCGTACAAGGGCTACAGCATGATCTCGCCGGAGATGGTTCGGCGCTACCTCGTGCCGTCCTACGAACGCTGGATCTCTGAGGCGAGCGCAGCCGGGTGTCCCGTGTTCTACATGGACTCCGACGGCTTCATCGGCGAACTGATCCCCATCTGGATCGATGTCAGGATCAACTGCTGCACGCCCATCGAGGTCGCGGCGGGCAACGACATCGTGGCGTTCCGAAAGGCGTTCGGGCGCAAGATGGCGTACACGGGCGGGATCGACAAGCGCGCCATCGCGGTGGGCAGCGAGACGATGCGCCGCGAGGTCATGCGGGTCGTGCCGCCGCTGTTGAAGGACGGCGGATTCGTCCCTGGCTGCGATCACGGCGTTCCGCCGGATGTGTCGTGGGGCGACTTCGTCGAATACAGTCGCCTCTTGGCTCAGTTGACGGGTTGGATATACGGCGACACGAACGAGGGAGGTCCGATATGAGCGCAGGCGAGGTGATGTTGGAGCGGATGACTCGCAAGGAGGCGCGCGAGGCGATCCAGTCAGGTCGGGTCAAGGTGGGCATCGTCCCCGTCGGGAGCATCGAGCAGCACCTGGAACACCTCGTGATGTGCCACGACATTCAGTCATGCACCGAGGTGGCGCGGGAGATCGCGCGACAGCTCTATCCGAGCGTCGTCGTGACGGTTCCCCTGAGCGCGGGCATTTCGGAGCACCACATGGAGTTCCGGTTCGGCTCCATCACGATGAAGCCGGGCTCGTTCCAATCGGTCGTCTGGGATGCATGCGACAGCCTCATCCGTCATGGGATCAAGAACGTCGTCATCCTGAACGGGCACGGCGGCAACGTCGCGCCGATGAACGGCAGCATCAACCAGTTCCGTCGCTACTTCGGCGGGAACATCCACTTCCTGTCGTACTGGGACCTCGTGCCGAGGGATGTCGCGGACCGTGTTCTGGAGACGAAGTCGGTTCCCGGGCACGCTCAGGAGTACGAGACTTCGCTGGCGCTCCACATGTTCCCGGAGAACGTGCGCGAGGATGAGCAGCGAAACTCGGACGACGAGGGCGTGCGCGCCGCGACGGCGGAGAAGGGCAAGACGATCTACGACGCAATGATGCCGCCGCTGATCGACTACGTGCGACGGATCGCCGATGGGACGAACCAGGCGGAGCTCACCGGGCTCTGATCGCTGCGGAGCCTAGATGTCGAAGTTCTTGTAGCCAGCGGTCAACCCGCCGTCGATGGTGAAGGTCGCGCCGGTCGCGAAGGACGACTCGTCCGATGCCAGGAACAGCGCGCAGTTGGCGATGTCCTCGACTGTGCCGAGACGACCGATCGGGTAGAAGCGCACGAGGTCTTGCCAGATGGACGGCTTCTCCGCGAGGATCGGGCCCCAGACTTCGGTCTGGATCGTGCCCGGGCAGATCGTGTTGACGCGGATGCCGGCGGGGCCCTGCTCGACCGCCAACGAGCGCGTCAGCGAGATGATCGCTCCCTTCGCCGCGCTGTAAGCATGGATGCCCTGCAAGCCGATCAGCCCGTTGACCGACGAGATGTTGACGATGCTGCCGCCGCCACGCGCCTTCATCGGTTCCAGTGCCGCCATGCAGCACTCGTAGGTTCCCTTGAGGAGCACATCGACGACCGGGTCGAGGTCGTTGTCCGTGATGTGGTGGACGGCGCAGATCGCGTTGTTCACCAGGACGTCGAGTCCGCCGAACGCTTCCTGGGCTGCGGCGAACATCCGGTCGCGGTCGGCAGCTACCGAGATGTCTGCCTGAACGAACTCAGCGGAACCACCGTCGGCGCGGATCGAATCGACGACCTGCTGACCGCCTTCGGTGTTCACGTCGTCCACGACGACCTTGGCACCCTCGCGGGCGAATCGCAAGGCGATCCCCTTGCCGATGCCGCGCGCCGCTCCCGTCACGATTGCGACTCTACCTTCCAGCCGCATCGACTTCCTCCTTACCCGATAGTCTGGGCTGCTAGACGTTGAATCGGATCAGCAATACGTCGCCGTCTTGGACACGGTACTCCTTGCCCTCCAACCGGAGAAGCCCCGCTTCGCGGACTTTCGGGTACGAACCGTGCGCCGACAGGTCTTGCCACGGCACGGTCTCGGCTCGGATGAAGCCGCGCGCCAAGTCGGTGTGGATGGAACCGGCAGCGTCCAGCGCCGTCGAGCCAGCGGGTAGAGTCCACGCGCGGACCTCCGTTTCCCCGGCGGTGAAGAAGGTCAGCATGCCGAGGAGTTGGTACGACATGTGAACCATCTTCGTCAGAGCGGGCTCGACGATGCCGAGGTCTTCGCGGAAGGCTGCCGCCTCGTCGTCGGACAACTGGCTCAGCTCCATCTCGATCTTGGCGCAGAGAGCGGCTGCGGCGATCCCGGCATCATCGAAGGGCTCCGTCGCCTTCGCGAGGGCTGCGCCGTCCTGGAGGGTGTACTCGCCGACGTTGACGACGACGAGTAGGGGTTTTTGCGTCAGGAATCGGAAGCCCTTGATGAGCCTCGAGTCCTCTGGCGTCAGCGCCAGGTTCCGAATCGGCAGGCCTTTGGAGAGCGCCTCACGGCATTGCTCCAAGACAGCCTGTTCATGGATCAGGGCGGCATTCTTGGTCGTCCGTGTTTCCTTGACGAGTCGTTCGAGCCGGTTCTCCACGATCTGCAGATCGGCGATGGCGAACTCGAACTCCAGCGAATCTGCGTCTCGCCGAGGGTCGAGCGTGTCGTGGACGTGCGGCACGGCGTCGTCCTCGAACGCCCGGACGACATGCACGAGCGCGCCGACGGTTCGCAGCGACGCGAAGAACTGAGGCGTCATGCCCCCCTGCTCGATGGAGCCGCGCGTCAGTCCCGCCATGTCGATGTACTCGATCATCGTGTGCGTCTTCTTCTTCGGCTGGAACGCGGTGTAGAGCGCATCCAGACGAGGGTCGCCAACGCGCACGGCGGCACGGTTGGGGTCTTTGCTCGAAGACGAGTAGGAGCCCGTTTCGGCGTGGGCTCGCGTCAGGGCGTTGAAGAGCGTCGTCTTGCCGACGAAGGGCATGCCGACGATGCCGAGCTGCATGGGCGGAAGACCGCTCCTGAAAGGGCTGGTGTGCGCCGTGATGGTAGCCGTGCGCGGTGCTCGAAGTCAAAGCCGCGCCAACCGCGTGGCGACGGACGTGCGACGCGCACGGCTTGCGCGGCAATGGGGCCCGCTGATACGATGCGACCGAAGCCACTGAACGAGGGAGCACGCGAATGCGAAGGATCCTGGAGCGGATTCGGCACATGAACGCGCTTAACATCGAGCGCGCCTACAAGCACTGCGATGACGCCGTCGCCAAGCTCCGCGCGCACAACGAGGATGCCGAGAGTATCGAGCGCTCGGTGCTCGATGAGATCGTGGCGGAAGCGATGTCCGACGCGAACAAGGTTCTCGCCCTCAAGAGCGAGAAGGCGTGGGATGGCGCGTTCCGGGAGATGCACGAGTACCTCGCCAAGATCCACATGGAGCTGCGCCAGTACGACCAAGCGATGGAACACGGCAACGCCGTCGCCGAGTACGACCGGAACGAGGGCGAATACCTGATCAAGCAGATCCAGGCGCATGAGTCCGGCGGACAGATGAAGGACTTCGATCCGTCTGCCGTGGACGAGTCCGCGTAGGTCTGGGCGCAAGCCGGGGCTCGACATGCGATTCGAGCAACCGCTCGCGTTCTGGTTGCTGGCGTCGGTTCCCCTCGTCGTGCTCCTCTCGATGATGAAGGCGCGCCGGGCTTCCGTGCGCGTGCCCTCGCTCGTGCTGTGGCAGGGCACTCCTCGCGACACACGGGCTCGAACCTTGTCGCGCCGAGCGCGCCCGTCCCTCCATCTGCTACTCCAGCTCGCGGCGCTTCTTGCCGCCATCCTCGCGCTCGCCGGTCCGCGAATCCCGTCCTCTCATCGCCGGGCAACCCACGTGGTCTACGTCATCGACACGTCGGCGCGCATGCAGGCGACCGACCTGCCCCCGTCGCGGTTCGACGCCGCTCGGAGCGCCCTGTTGCGCGATTTGTCGCGTCTGCCGCGCGGCGCGCGAGTGGCGCTCGTCGCGCCCGGTTCGACACCGTCCTTCCTCGTTCCGTTCACTTCCCGACACTCAGTCGTCCGGCAGGCGCTCGACGCCCTACGACCCACGGACGCGCGCCTGGACCTGTCGAGAGCTGTCTCGTTCGCGGAAGCCGCCACACAGGGGATGGACGCGGGTGTGCGCGTCTACGCAGGTGCTTCCAGAGGGGACGGGAGTCCATCCGGGCCCGACGTTGCGCTGCGCAACGTCGCGGTCAGGATCGCGTCGGTCGAACGCGACGGGTCCGAGTCCAGCGCGATACGAGCGACCGTGGAGATGGTCAACGCAAGCGAATCCTCGTATGCCGGGTCCGTGTACCTGCGCGTCGACGGGCGGCTCGCCGACGCCACGATGGTCGATGTGCGCCCGGGAACGACGCAGGACGTGGTCCTTGCCGCCAACGGTTCCCGAACCCGCGACGTGGCTCTATCGGCGACCATCGAGCCCGGCGACCAGTTCGCTCCCGATAACGCGTCTTACGCCGTTCTGCCCGCCGAGCGACCGCTGCGAGTTGTCATCGCGGGAGCGCGGAGCCCGCTTCTGGAGGCGCTGCTCGCGCTCAACGACCCGATTGAGATTCGTTCGATGTCGCAGGACGCATACATACCGACAGACGACACCGACTTGACCGTCTTCCGAGGCTTTCTTCCCGACCCACTCCCCACAGGCGATGTCGTCGCCATCGAGCCGGAT from Candidatus Poribacteria bacterium includes these protein-coding regions:
- the ychF gene encoding redox-regulated ATPase YchF; protein product: MQLGIVGMPFVGKTTLFNALTRAHAETGSYSSSSKDPNRAAVRVGDPRLDALYTAFQPKKKTHTMIEYIDMAGLTRGSIEQGGMTPQFFASLRTVGALVHVVRAFEDDAVPHVHDTLDPRRDADSLEFEFAIADLQIVENRLERLVKETRTTKNAALIHEQAVLEQCREALSKGLPIRNLALTPEDSRLIKGFRFLTQKPLLVVVNVGEYTLQDGAALAKATEPFDDAGIAAAALCAKIEMELSQLSDDEAAAFREDLGIVEPALTKMVHMSYQLLGMLTFFTAGETEVRAWTLPAGSTALDAAGSIHTDLARGFIRAETVPWQDLSAHGSYPKVREAGLLRLEGKEYRVQDGDVLLIRFNV
- a CDS encoding creatininase family protein, with the translated sequence MSAGEVMLERMTRKEAREAIQSGRVKVGIVPVGSIEQHLEHLVMCHDIQSCTEVAREIARQLYPSVVVTVPLSAGISEHHMEFRFGSITMKPGSFQSVVWDACDSLIRHGIKNVVILNGHGGNVAPMNGSINQFRRYFGGNIHFLSYWDLVPRDVADRVLETKSVPGHAQEYETSLALHMFPENVREDEQRNSDDEGVRAATAEKGKTIYDAMMPPLIDYVRRIADGTNQAELTGL
- a CDS encoding VWA domain-containing protein — its product is MRFEQPLAFWLLASVPLVVLLSMMKARRASVRVPSLVLWQGTPRDTRARTLSRRARPSLHLLLQLAALLAAILALAGPRIPSSHRRATHVVYVIDTSARMQATDLPPSRFDAARSALLRDLSRLPRGARVALVAPGSTPSFLVPFTSRHSVVRQALDALRPTDARLDLSRAVSFAEAATQGMDAGVRVYAGASRGDGSPSGPDVALRNVAVRIASVERDGSESSAIRATVEMVNASESSYAGSVYLRVDGRLADATMVDVRPGTTQDVVLAANGSRTRDVALSATIEPGDQFAPDNASYAVLPAERPLRVVIAGARSPLLEALLALNDPIEIRSMSQDAYIPTDDTDLTVFRGFLPDPLPTGDVVAIEPDRDLPYARRSADRAFGNLTWDRADGLLRFVDLGEASVRIGHGLDLSEPSRPLIRVDGSTLVARHDDANRHTIVFGFDPFDLGATDFALRPGAVVFFANLVDSVRSRQRAIPVKVLAGETVPLNIRGQSAVHVITSEGQTVDATSGFADTTRAGIYQVTIPGRETELFAVNVDAASLDSPPASHSTTRNEPNREPDGEAPVWQWFAWAALAFLTLDWLAFARR
- a CDS encoding glucose 1-dehydrogenase, with protein sequence MRLEGRVAIVTGAARGIGKGIALRFAREGAKVVVDDVNTEGGQQVVDSIRADGGSAEFVQADISVAADRDRMFAAAQEAFGGLDVLVNNAICAVHHITDNDLDPVVDVLLKGTYECCMAALEPMKARGGGSIVNISSVNGLIGLQGIHAYSAAKGAIISLTRSLAVEQGPAGIRVNTICPGTIQTEVWGPILAEKPSIWQDLVRFYPIGRLGTVEDIANCALFLASDESSFATGATFTIDGGLTAGYKNFDI